A section of the Branchiostoma lanceolatum isolate klBraLanc5 chromosome 19, klBraLanc5.hap2, whole genome shotgun sequence genome encodes:
- the LOC136425093 gene encoding organic cation transporter protein-like produces the protein MVQVPYRDKAQQNMAEPERGEEALVFGNAPPGGDKDDVQFKVNYDLALKCLGGFGPWQKRIFFLLCLPIAINTFPLFAIVFIAFEPDFHCRVPEASFSGLNATPAELLNVTIPWELRDGEWKRSQCKRYSYNLPNGALYATYRDFVEAHPVANRTQIKCDQGYDYDTSEYKSTVVADWDLVCDNSWKVSMAKSVWFAGFMVGALFGGHAADRWGRRPVLLASLVGCYVAGIACAFSPNYIAFIAFRFFIAASTMVYSLAAFVMTQELVSADKRSFVGMVIWIFFALAYSLLAGIAYFIRTWMWLQIAITMPILFFISFWWLIPESPRWLISRNRYKEAAAILRKAAEVAKVTMPEEVFYDAIPLTQVEEKNPNEKKLYTFVDLFSTPNLRKWTINIFFNWIVNTLVYYGISLNTSALSGNMYLNFALSGLVEIPAYLISILLLNKFGRRWPLCLLLLFGGVACIVAFFIPKHLGWMTTTLAMTGKFCITATFGIIYIFSAEIFPTVVRQIGIGMSSMSARVGGIAAPFVNLLGRHWAPMPYVIFGGASIAAGLLVLLLPETAGRKLPGTIDEGENFAKEEGIVDED, from the exons TTCAAAGTCAACTACGACCTAGCTTTAAAGTGCCTTGGCGGATTTGGACCGTGGCAGAAGAGGATTTTCTTTCTCCTCTGCCTGCCTATTGCTATCAATACCTTCCCGCTATTTGCCATCGTCTTCATTGCCTTCGAGCCCGACTTCCACTGCCGGGTCCCCGAGGCAAGCTTCTCGGGCCTGAACGCGACCCCAGCCGAGCTGCTGAACGTCACCATCCCCTGGGAGCTGAGGGACGGGGAGTGGAAACGGAGTCAGTGCAAACG TTACAGCTACAATCTTCCCAACGGTGCCCTCTACGCCACCTATCGAGACTTTGTCGAAGCGCATCCAGTGGCTAACCGGACCCAAATCAAATGTGACCAGGGATACGATTACGACACTTCCGAATATAAGAGCACTGTCGTTGCGGAC TGGGATCTTGTGTGTGACAACAGCTGGAAGGTCAGCATGGCGAAGTCCGTGTGGTTCGCGGGTTTCATGGTTGGAGCGCTGTTTGGCGGGCATGCGGCAGACAG GTGGGGCCGTAGGCCGGTGCTGCTGGCTTCCCTGGTCGGTTGCTATGTGGCCGGGATAGCATGTGCTTTTTCGCCCAACTACATCGCCTTCATAGCCTTCCGGTTCTTCATAGCTGCAAGTACCATGGTCTATTCTCTCGCCGCTTTTGTGATGA CTCAAGAGCTGGTGTCCGCCGACAAGCGCAGTTTTGTGGGGATGGTCATTTGGATCTTCTTTGCGCTTGCGTACTCGCTTCTTGCTGGGATCGCCTACTTCATACGAACTTGGATGTGGCTTCAGATCGCCATCACCATGCCAATACTATTCTTCATCTCTTTCTGGTG GCTTATCCCAGAGTCACCACGCTGGCTAATCTCTAGAAATCGTTACAAGGAGGCGGCGGCCATTTTGCGGAAAGCGGCGGAGGTCGCCAAGGTCACAATGCCTGAGGAAGTCTTCTATGATGCAATTCCTCTGACCCAG GTAGAGGAAAAAAACCCGAACGAGAAGAAGCTCTACACATTTGTCGACCTGTTCAGCACCCCGAATCTTCGGAAGTGGACTATCAACATCTTCTTCAACTG GATTGTCAACACCCTGGTGTATTATGGGATATCCCTGAACACATCAGCCCTGAGCGGGAACATGTACCTGAACTTCGCCTTGTCCGGATTAGTCGAGATCCCGGCCTACCTCATCTCCATCTTACTCCTGAATAA GTTCGGACGACGTTGGCCGCTGTGTTTGCTGCTTCTGTTTGGAGGCGTCGCCTGTATTGTGGCCTTCTTCATTCCAAAAC ACCTTGGCTGGATGACCACCACCCTGGCCATGACCGGCAAGTTTTGCATCACCGCGACCTTCGGCATTATCTACATCTTCTCTGCCGAGATCTTTCCCACCGTTGTCAG GCAAATCGGCATCGGCATGTCATCCATGAGTGCTCGTGTCGGAGGCATAGCCGCCCCCTTCGTGAATCTACTCGGCCGCCATTGGGCCCCGATGCCTTACGTCATCTTCGGAGGAGCGTCGATCGCCGCCGGACTGTTGGTGCTGCTGCTACCGGAAACAGCCGGGAGGAAACTTCCGGGTACCATCGATGAGGGCGAGAACTTCGCGAAAGAAGAAGGCATTGTGGACGAGGATTGA